From a single Mycolicibacterium moriokaense genomic region:
- a CDS encoding SDR family NAD(P)-dependent oxidoreductase, whose product MTGHTLAGKRIVVVGASAGIGKAFATRAIGDGARLVVVARRELPADVLSGAAAATSLSADIRNPHDCAHVGRTAAAALGQVDLMLITAAYAPLKLFAEMDVDDWTKVLATNVIGVHQLIQAHLPVLAPSAIVAVLSSDSVRHPHRALGAYSASKAAMERSLVAWRLEHPGLRFSCVEIGATVPTDFVSEFDPELLGIAAGEWISRGLVPATHMTPEGVADTMAGIYASALENPEVGVDHLTLKSPAPPMSV is encoded by the coding sequence ATGACCGGACACACGCTCGCCGGCAAGCGCATCGTCGTCGTGGGAGCCTCCGCCGGCATCGGAAAAGCGTTCGCCACCCGAGCCATCGGCGACGGTGCGCGACTTGTTGTGGTAGCCCGTCGCGAACTTCCCGCCGACGTGCTGTCCGGCGCGGCAGCCGCGACATCGTTGTCCGCCGACATACGCAATCCACACGACTGCGCGCACGTCGGGCGAACCGCAGCAGCGGCGCTCGGACAGGTCGATCTGATGCTGATCACCGCTGCCTATGCTCCGCTGAAACTATTCGCCGAAATGGATGTCGACGACTGGACGAAAGTGTTGGCAACCAACGTGATCGGTGTTCATCAGCTCATCCAGGCCCACCTTCCCGTGTTAGCGCCTTCCGCGATCGTTGCCGTACTCTCGTCGGACTCGGTGCGCCATCCGCACCGTGCGCTCGGCGCATATTCCGCCAGCAAGGCCGCCATGGAGCGCAGCCTGGTCGCCTGGCGGTTGGAACACCCCGGGCTGCGGTTCAGCTGTGTGGAGATCGGAGCGACAGTTCCCACCGACTTCGTGTCCGAATTCGACCCCGAGCTTCTCGGAATCGCCGCCGGCGAGTGGATTTCCCGCGGCCTGGTGCCGGCGACGCACATGACCCCGGAGGGCGTCGCCGACACCATGGCCGGCATCTATGCCAGTGCGCTGGAAAATCCGGAGGTGGGGGTGGACCACCTCACGCTCAAGTCTCCCGCACCTCCGATGAGCGTATGA
- a CDS encoding replicative DNA helicase, whose product MAVVDDLGHSGMDVPPPSEDFGRQPPQDAAAEQAVLGGMLLSKDAIADVLERLRPGDFYRPAHQNVYDAILDLYGRGEPADAVTVAAELDRRGLLRRIGGAPYLHTLISTVPTAANAGFYAGIVAEKALLRRLVEAGTRVVQYGYAGAEGADVTEIVDRAQAEIYDVTEGRTSEDFVPLEQLLQPTMDEIDAIASQGGIARGVPTGFTDLDEVTNGLHPGQMIIIAARPGVGKALALNTPLPTPTGWTMMGDVAVGDHLLGVDGEPTRVVAATEVMLGRPCYEVEFADGTVLVADAMHQWPTERGVQITTALRPGVDIISATRAPLLASIGGRRQSAWGIDAVRRVDSVPVRCVEVANADHLYLAGPAMVPTHNSTLGLDFLRSCSIKHQMASVIFSLEMSKSEIVMRLLSAEAKIKLADMRSGRMSDDDWTRLARRMSEISEAPLFIDDSPNLTMMEIRAKARRLSQKAGLRLIVVDYMQLMTSGKKYESRQQEVSDFSRSLKLMAKELDVPVVAISQLNRGPEQRTDKRPMISDLRESGCLTANTRILRADTGAEVTFGELMRTGERPLVWSLDERKRMVARPMTNVFYSGHKEVFKLRLASGREVEATANHPLMTFDGWTPLGELKVGDRLAVPRRVPEPVQTHRLPEDEVVLLAHMIGDGSCVKNQPIRYASIDELNLATVSSAARHFGMEPARDDYAAARVTTLRLPAPYRLTHGKRNPIAAWLDGLGLFGKRSYEKFVPAEVFALPNDQVALFIKHLWATDGSVWWDAKNDRARIYYGSSSRRLIDDVSGLLARVGVFGRVKRVRKAGYRDGWHLHISGAENQLRFLRHVGVNGMKARAARDIVTKLEGKVRNTNQDTVPKEVWRQVRAGLVDTKMTHRQFAAAMGSKFCGSTMWKHAPSRRRLHSAAALLEDTSLHDLATNDVFWDTVVEITSIGEHDVYDGTVDGTHNFVADLISVHNSLEQDADMVILLHRPDAFERDDPRGGEADLILGKHRNGPTKTITVAHQLHLSRFANMAKS is encoded by the coding sequence GTGGCTGTAGTGGATGATCTCGGTCATTCAGGCATGGACGTCCCACCTCCCAGTGAAGACTTCGGTCGCCAGCCTCCGCAGGACGCCGCCGCCGAGCAGGCGGTCCTGGGCGGCATGCTGTTGAGCAAGGACGCGATCGCCGATGTCCTCGAGCGGCTGCGCCCGGGCGACTTCTATCGGCCCGCGCATCAGAACGTCTACGACGCGATCCTCGACCTCTACGGCCGCGGGGAGCCGGCGGATGCGGTGACGGTGGCGGCCGAGCTGGATCGGCGCGGGCTGCTGCGGCGTATCGGCGGTGCCCCGTATCTACACACGCTGATTTCGACGGTGCCGACCGCGGCCAACGCTGGGTTCTACGCGGGCATCGTCGCGGAGAAGGCCTTGCTGCGCCGGTTGGTGGAAGCGGGCACGCGCGTCGTGCAGTACGGCTACGCCGGGGCGGAGGGTGCGGATGTCACCGAGATCGTGGACCGCGCGCAGGCCGAGATCTACGACGTCACCGAGGGCCGGACGTCGGAGGACTTCGTTCCGCTGGAGCAGCTGCTGCAGCCGACGATGGATGAGATCGACGCGATCGCCTCGCAGGGCGGGATAGCGCGCGGCGTGCCGACGGGTTTCACCGATCTCGACGAGGTGACCAACGGTCTGCATCCCGGTCAGATGATCATCATCGCGGCGCGGCCGGGTGTCGGTAAGGCGCTGGCGCTGAATACTCCGCTGCCCACGCCGACGGGTTGGACGATGATGGGTGACGTCGCGGTGGGCGACCATTTGCTCGGCGTGGACGGTGAGCCGACGCGGGTGGTGGCGGCGACGGAGGTCATGCTCGGCCGGCCCTGCTACGAGGTCGAGTTCGCCGACGGCACGGTGCTTGTCGCGGATGCGATGCATCAGTGGCCGACCGAGCGAGGTGTACAGATCACGACTGCGCTGCGACCCGGCGTTGACATCATCAGTGCGACGCGTGCGCCGTTACTGGCGTCCATCGGCGGCAGACGGCAGTCGGCGTGGGGGATCGACGCCGTGCGGCGGGTCGACAGCGTTCCGGTTCGTTGTGTTGAGGTGGCCAATGCTGACCACCTGTATCTGGCCGGGCCCGCGATGGTGCCGACACACAATTCGACGCTGGGGCTGGACTTCCTGCGATCGTGCTCGATCAAGCATCAGATGGCGAGCGTCATCTTCTCGCTCGAAATGAGCAAGTCCGAGATCGTGATGCGGCTGTTGTCGGCCGAGGCAAAGATCAAGCTGGCGGACATGCGCTCGGGTCGGATGAGCGACGACGACTGGACTCGGTTGGCGCGCCGAATGAGTGAGATCAGCGAAGCGCCGTTGTTCATCGACGATTCGCCGAACCTGACGATGATGGAGATCCGTGCGAAGGCACGGCGGTTGAGCCAGAAGGCGGGCCTCCGGCTCATCGTCGTCGACTACATGCAGCTGATGACGTCGGGCAAGAAGTACGAATCGCGTCAGCAGGAAGTATCGGATTTCTCGCGCAGCCTGAAGCTGATGGCGAAGGAACTCGACGTTCCGGTGGTGGCGATCAGCCAGCTGAACCGCGGGCCCGAGCAGCGCACGGACAAGCGGCCGATGATCTCGGACCTCCGCGAGTCGGGTTGCCTCACCGCGAACACGCGAATCCTGCGGGCGGACACCGGGGCCGAGGTGACGTTCGGCGAGTTGATGCGCACGGGGGAGCGGCCGTTGGTGTGGTCGCTCGATGAGCGCAAGCGCATGGTGGCCCGCCCGATGACGAACGTCTTCTACAGCGGCCACAAGGAAGTCTTCAAGCTGAGATTGGCCTCCGGCCGCGAGGTCGAGGCGACGGCCAACCACCCGTTAATGACGTTCGACGGCTGGACGCCGTTGGGAGAGTTGAAGGTCGGTGACCGGTTGGCGGTGCCGCGTCGGGTGCCGGAGCCGGTTCAGACGCACCGGCTTCCAGAGGACGAGGTCGTCCTGCTGGCGCACATGATCGGCGACGGCTCGTGTGTGAAGAACCAGCCGATCCGGTACGCGAGCATCGACGAACTCAACCTGGCCACGGTGTCGAGCGCGGCGCGGCACTTCGGGATGGAACCGGCCCGCGACGACTACGCCGCGGCAAGGGTGACGACCCTACGGCTGCCTGCGCCATACCGATTGACGCACGGGAAGCGCAACCCGATCGCCGCATGGCTGGACGGGTTGGGTCTGTTCGGCAAGCGCAGTTACGAAAAGTTCGTTCCTGCGGAGGTTTTCGCGCTCCCGAATGATCAGGTGGCGCTCTTTATCAAGCACCTGTGGGCGACCGACGGCTCGGTCTGGTGGGATGCCAAGAACGACAGAGCGCGTATTTACTATGGCTCGTCGAGCCGTCGACTCATCGACGACGTTTCTGGGCTGCTGGCCCGGGTCGGCGTGTTCGGCCGGGTCAAGAGAGTCCGCAAGGCGGGCTATCGGGATGGGTGGCACCTGCACATCTCCGGTGCGGAGAACCAGCTGCGATTCCTTAGGCACGTCGGTGTCAACGGGATGAAGGCACGAGCTGCCCGCGACATTGTCACCAAGCTTGAGGGCAAGGTGCGCAACACAAATCAGGACACCGTTCCGAAGGAAGTGTGGAGGCAGGTCCGGGCCGGCCTCGTCGATACCAAGATGACGCACCGACAGTTCGCAGCGGCCATGGGCAGCAAGTTCTGCGGGTCGACGATGTGGAAGCACGCGCCGAGTCGCCGCCGACTGCATTCGGCGGCAGCTCTCCTCGAGGACACCTCGCTCCATGACCTAGCGACGAACGACGTCTTCTGGGACACGGTTGTCGAGATCACGAGTATCGGTGAGCACGACGTCTACGACGGCACCGTCGACGGCACGCACAACTTCGTCGCCGACCTGATCAGCGTCCACAACAGTTTGGAACAAGATGCCGACATGGTCATCCTGTTGCACCGCCCGGATGCGTTCGAGCGCGACGATCCGCGCGGCGGCGAAGCAGATCTGATCCTGGGCAAGCACCGCAACGGCCCGACGAAGACGATCACCGTTGCGCATCAGTTGCACTTGTCGCGCTTTGCCAACATGGCGAAGTCCTAG
- a CDS encoding NAD-dependent epimerase/dehydratase family protein has product MKILVTGATGLVGARLLPRLVEDGHDCRALVRRPGSVSRDATEAIGDLSDVESLALAVTGVEAIVHLAAAFRTTNADLIWKVNVDGTRNLICAAQEHAPGARFIMASTAHVYDAESTRPGREDDAVDPKHAYPGSKLAAENSLRSSGLTWTIQRYGFVYGDRDGHLEALPEHAANAGFHPAQRMSLIHHRDVAAAIRLALTGAFDGRVVNITDDAPMSLYELVEIAGGAMEPSSNALEHPWHLQIDGALARRLGFRPTVRTIHHAVEQQAI; this is encoded by the coding sequence ATGAAGATCTTGGTGACCGGCGCGACCGGTCTGGTGGGTGCCCGGCTGCTGCCGCGCCTGGTGGAAGACGGCCACGACTGCCGTGCTTTGGTGCGTCGACCGGGATCGGTGTCTCGAGACGCGACCGAAGCGATCGGCGATCTCTCGGATGTCGAGTCGCTCGCACTTGCAGTCACCGGTGTTGAAGCAATCGTCCATCTGGCCGCGGCGTTTCGGACAACGAACGCCGACCTGATCTGGAAGGTGAACGTCGACGGGACCCGCAATCTCATCTGTGCGGCGCAAGAGCACGCACCCGGTGCGCGCTTCATCATGGCGAGCACCGCACACGTCTACGACGCCGAGAGCACCCGTCCGGGCCGCGAGGACGACGCCGTCGACCCAAAGCACGCGTACCCGGGGAGCAAGCTCGCCGCCGAAAACTCTTTACGGAGTAGTGGTCTGACATGGACGATCCAGCGCTACGGCTTCGTCTACGGCGACCGCGACGGGCACTTGGAAGCGCTACCGGAGCACGCCGCGAACGCCGGGTTTCATCCAGCGCAGCGGATGAGCCTCATCCATCACCGCGACGTCGCGGCCGCGATCCGCCTCGCACTTACCGGAGCGTTCGACGGCCGCGTCGTCAACATCACCGATGACGCGCCGATGTCGCTTTATGAACTCGTCGAGATTGCCGGTGGCGCCATGGAACCGTCGTCGAACGCACTGGAGCATCCCTGGCATCTGCAGATCGATGGTGCACTAGCGCGTCGGCTGGGCTTCCGTCCCACCGTGCGTACCATCCATCACGCTGTCGAACAGCAAGCGATATGA
- a CDS encoding MarR family winged helix-turn-helix transcriptional regulator, whose product MPDKVRAVRHDTIGAWAKRCYLAARIAMEDALRPFDLGATQWYVLYHLVNDGPTRQRDLQRILQVERATLSAVAITLVRKQLVEQIPDSIDQRQKLLRITEIGEALWRDLPDLSRIHSVAFDGIDAHDIETAIRVLRTATERLEQRSRQESS is encoded by the coding sequence GTGCCTGACAAAGTTCGTGCTGTTCGCCACGACACGATCGGAGCGTGGGCCAAGCGGTGTTACCTCGCAGCACGTATCGCCATGGAGGACGCGCTTCGTCCTTTCGACCTCGGGGCGACCCAGTGGTACGTGCTGTATCACCTGGTGAACGACGGACCTACTCGGCAACGTGACCTGCAGCGCATCCTGCAGGTCGAACGTGCAACGCTGAGCGCAGTCGCCATCACTCTCGTGCGCAAGCAGCTGGTCGAGCAGATTCCCGACAGCATTGATCAGCGACAAAAGCTGTTGCGCATCACCGAGATTGGGGAAGCGCTGTGGCGCGACTTGCCCGACTTAAGCCGAATACATTCGGTGGCCTTCGACGGTATCGACGCCCACGACATCGAGACCGCGATACGGGTATTACGAACCGCGACCGAGCGACTCGAACAACGTTCACGACAGGAATCGTCATGA